The Ornithinibacillus sp. 4-3 region TAAACACAACACTGTTTTATAGAACAAATAGAAATGTTGAATTAACTGAGGCTGGTAAAGCATTTTACAAACACGCTGTCAAAATCCTTAATCAAATTAATATTGCACAAGAGGATGCTCGAAGTGTAGCTGAAGGAGAAAATGGAATTTTGAAAGTAGGTTTTTCTGGGACAATAACATTAAATGTCTTACCTGAAATCATAAAAACAAGTCAAAAATACCATCCTGGAATTGCGCTACAATTGCTTTCATTAACAACGTCTCAACAAATTGCTGCATTAGAACAACGCCAGATTGACATCGGCTTCCTTGTTCCTCCTGTTGAAAGTAGTTTAATCAGCACAAAGAAGCTTCAAGATGAAGAATACATTATTTGCTTACCTGAAAATCATCGATTGGCTAATGAAGATAAAATTAATGTCGCTGATTTAAAAAACGATTCTTTTATTTCTACTTCTCGAGATGCTGGTATTGGCTATTTCGACACAATAGATAATATATTTAAAGATGCTGGTTTTACACCACGCATCTCTCAAATAGCCAATGATCAATTAACGATGGTTTCTTTTGTTGCATCAGGATTAGGTGTTGTAATTATCCCAAAAGCTGCTGAGTCTTTAACAATAGATGGTGTTATCTACAAGGAATTACACAAGCCATACACGAAAGTAAATTCCATTGCTTGGAACAAAGAAAATACGAGGCCTGTAGTTCAAAAATTTCTCAATCTAGTTAGTGATCGGGTAATACCATCACTTTAGTTTTCTATTTTTAAAGTTTTATTCTATAAGCATAATAACATCGAAAATTTAACAACATGGCCCAGTAGCTAATAATAATCGGGTTCTCTTGCTTTTGATAAAGAAAATTAGCATTTTATTAAATCTAATTCTATTTTCTCTTATTTAATGTGTTAAAAAGGTCTCCCTTTTTACATATATTTCACTAATTTTAAGGAGGAAGTTAAATGTCAAATGTTAAACAAGTTCCACACGCCCCTGATCGTAATATTGGAGAAGGTCCTTTCGAAAGGCTGATTATTCGGGGAGTAACGATGATTGATGGGTCGGGTACTCCACCTGATGGTTCTGTCGATATTGTTGTAGAGGGGAATAAAATCAAAGAGATTGTTCAAGCTGGATTGCCTGAGTCAGCATTAGCTAATGCAAAGGTAATTGATGCAGCAGGTATGTATGTGATGCCAGGTTTTGTGGATACACATGCTCATATTGGCGGGGTAAATCAAGGTGTTCCTGCAGAGTATGTTCACAAGCTATGGTTAGCTCATGGAGTGACAACTGTTCGTGATCCTGGCTCCTTTAATGGGGCAGATTGGACAATTCATGAAAAAGAACGCAGTGAAAAAAATGAGATTGTAGCACCACGAATTTATGCATATACATGTCCAAGAAATTGGGATAAGCCTCTAACTCCTGACAATGTTCCAGAATTTGTACAATGGGCCATAGAAAAAGGGTTTGATGGTTTTAAGATTATTAATCGTTGGAATCCTGATACGATAGTTGCTTTACTTGAAGAAGCTAAGAAATACAATCTTGGAACAATGGCACATATCTCTCAAACGACAGCTGCTCGAATGGATGCACTGCAAGCAGCAAGAGCAGGTCTAGGTTCTCTAGAGCATTGGTATGGACTACCTGAGGCTATGTTTGCAGATAGAACTGTTCAGCATTTTCCAGCTCATTATAATTATTCCAATGAGTATCATCGCTTTAGTCAGTCGGGTAGACTCTGGAAGCAAGCTGCTCCCCCACACAGCGATAAATGGAATGCAGTGATGGATGAACTGATTGAACTTGATTTCACGATGAATCCTACTTTTGCAATTTACGAAGCATCTCGTGATGCAGCAAGAGCACAAACTGCTGATTATCATGAAGAATATACCTATCCTTCTTTATGGAATTACTATCAACCTGATCCAACGAAACATGGATCGTTTTTTACTGATTGGACCACACAAGATGAAATCGAATGGAAAGAAAATTATCGACTATGGATGGCATT contains the following coding sequences:
- a CDS encoding LysR substrate-binding domain-containing protein, which translates into the protein MELRHLRYFIAVAEELHFGKAAERLNISQPPLSQQIKQLEKQINTTLFYRTNRNVELTEAGKAFYKHAVKILNQINIAQEDARSVAEGENGILKVGFSGTITLNVLPEIIKTSQKYHPGIALQLLSLTTSQQIAALEQRQIDIGFLVPPVESSLISTKKLQDEEYIICLPENHRLANEDKINVADLKNDSFISTSRDAGIGYFDTIDNIFKDAGFTPRISQIANDQLTMVSFVASGLGVVIIPKAAESLTIDGVIYKELHKPYTKVNSIAWNKENTRPVVQKFLNLVSDRVIPSL
- a CDS encoding amidohydrolase family protein; this encodes MSNVKQVPHAPDRNIGEGPFERLIIRGVTMIDGSGTPPDGSVDIVVEGNKIKEIVQAGLPESALANAKVIDAAGMYVMPGFVDTHAHIGGVNQGVPAEYVHKLWLAHGVTTVRDPGSFNGADWTIHEKERSEKNEIVAPRIYAYTCPRNWDKPLTPDNVPEFVQWAIEKGFDGFKIINRWNPDTIVALLEEAKKYNLGTMAHISQTTAARMDALQAARAGLGSLEHWYGLPEAMFADRTVQHFPAHYNYSNEYHRFSQSGRLWKQAAPPHSDKWNAVMDELIELDFTMNPTFAIYEASRDAARAQTADYHEEYTYPSLWNYYQPDPTKHGSFFTDWTTQDEIEWKENYRLWMAFINEYKNRGGRICTGSDSGFIYKTYGFDFIREFELLQEAGFHPLEVIRAATLKGAELLSKENNVPMEFGVIQPGYLADLVLVKENPLHNFKTLYGNGALRLNRDTGVTERVGGVSFTIKDGIIYDAKALLEDVKEMVHHAK